From the genome of Planctomycetia bacterium:
GGATCCATAACTCCAAGTCTGGTGGCATCGACTACATCCTCTTCAGAGAGGATCCGAGTCGAGAACTGGAATTAGTTCTCGACGGAACGCTGAGCTCACGCTGGTGCATGAAGGAAGTCCCTTCGGTTGAAACGCTGAAACAACTTGCTGCTGGGTTCCACAACGGCTTGCCATTGACACGAAATGCGGGTAGCCCCCATCGTCATGAAGGCTGGTTCGTGACAGTGGTGGCAGATCAGTCAATCCAAGCTCTGTATCGGGCAGCTGACTGTGAAACCAAAAGAACTCAAATCGAGAGTGAATTCTTAACCGTAGCCAGACGGATCACCAGTCTGCTGGAAAAAGATGGCGTCACGACAAGACGAGGCCATCAAGCAGAACTCCTCAGTCTTGGAAAGCTGGAACGCATCACACGTGATGGCCGACAGTTGCTTCATTTCCATGCCTATGTGTTCAACTTTGGACGGAGTGTGGAAAGTGGTGAATTCGGTGCCCTCAGTTTTAAGAAGGCCTTTGATTTACAGCGTTACTATCAGAACATCCTGACAAAAGACTTCGCGAACCGCTTGATTACCAAGCTGCACTTCGATATTTACCGACGGCGGGACAACGGACTTGGGATACGAGGAGTTACCAAAGACTGGATTGCCTCATGGAAAGCTGATTCCAATCAACGTCTGAAGTCGTTTAAGAACACCGTTGGTGTCCGTCGGCAAAAACTCATTGATCAGTTCAACAGGTACTCAAGGGTCGCAAAACAGCAATGGAATCTAGAAGAGCGGTTAGCCACCTGGCGAAAACAGGGTGAGAAGTTCGGATGGTATTTGAGAAATCTTCCCACCAGAACATTGAGATATCTCAGCGAGAAGCAGGTAGAACGGCTGTCTACACGCTACGTCAAAAGGGCCATCCGGTGGGAATCCAACCATGCCAACCTGGTGCGACCCTCATCACTGGTGGCATCGGCCCTTGTAGAGTCACTTCGTGATGAACGTGTCAATGAAGCAAGTATCAAACAAGCCATCACCAAGATGATGAAAAGCCCTAGGAAGTATGGGCTCGATACCTGGAAAGTGAAGGATACTGAGTATCTGATTTTGTTGCGGAACAGTCAGTTGATGCGACAAGCGATCATGCGTTCTGCGACGATGGGCACACAACAACACCGTCGTCACAAGATTGACAAGAAGGAATTAGCTCATCACGCCCTGTATTTGGACCAAGACAACACCGTCACGCTCAACCAATTTGCCACTGGTGAGTATCTCACGTTTGTTCCAGCAGATAGAAAACAGGCACTGCATGCCATCATGGAGAGTTACGCATCCAGGAAATACCGCACCATCATCGTTTCCAAGTCGCCAAGACTCAGACCGAAAGGGGTCGATGGCGAATTTGTCACCGTTGCCAACTTCATCAAGAAGACTCAGCCCAAGAAATTTGCCGAGATCTTCTGGCGAGTCAGGCAGCATCGGTTACGAGGCATACGTCATACAGCCCAGATGATGGATATGATCCGCCGGCCTGATTGGAAATTGAAGTCACGTACAACGGTGCTGCTAGACCCATCGAACTGCAAAGCAGCAGAACTCAAAGTGATGATGGACTACCTACATCGCAAACGTTGCAAAGTCATCATGCTGTCAGATAACCACATCGCAATGCAGATGCAGCATGAACTCAAGCAACAGCAGCAGATGTCCATGAAAATGGGGATGAAGCTGTGACCATACGATCTTTCTTGCTGAAAGCGTGGCATGCTGACCGGGAGCGAGCAAACTCCTGGCTGGTCGTACTCGCACCATGTCATGTGGTGGTTTCCATTGCTTTGCTGTTCAAGGTACGAGCAGAGCAGATGGGCCTGATGTTCTTACTTTGGGCGTTCCTTGCTCTGATAGCTGCCTACTGCGTGTTTGTGAATGGATTGAGGAAAGACACCAAGCCAGTTTGGTACATCGTTATCTACTGGGGGTTACCTCTGCTCGCGTTCTCCACGATCTATGGCTTCATTGCGGCAAAAACCCAGGGTATCAGTCTGAAAAGTATCAGCGTAACTCAGTTGATGGAAAACAGCCACGAAGGCGATGAAGATAGCTTGCTTACCCCTGGCTTTCGCTGGGTGGGTGACCAGCAC
Proteins encoded in this window:
- a CDS encoding relaxase domain-containing protein; protein product: IHNSKSGGIDYILFREDPSRELELVLDGTLSSRWCMKEVPSVETLKQLAAGFHNGLPLTRNAGSPHRHEGWFVTVVADQSIQALYRAADCETKRTQIESEFLTVARRITSLLEKDGVTTRRGHQAELLSLGKLERITRDGRQLLHFHAYVFNFGRSVESGEFGALSFKKAFDLQRYYQNILTKDFANRLITKLHFDIYRRRDNGLGIRGVTKDWIASWKADSNQRLKSFKNTVGVRRQKLIDQFNRYSRVAKQQWNLEERLATWRKQGEKFGWYLRNLPTRTLRYLSEKQVERLSTRYVKRAIRWESNHANLVRPSSLVASALVESLRDERVNEASIKQAITKMMKSPRKYGLDTWKVKDTEYLILLRNSQLMRQAIMRSATMGTQQHRRHKIDKKELAHHALYLDQDNTVTLNQFATGEYLTFVPADRKQALHAIMESYASRKYRTIIVSKSPRLRPKGVDGEFVTVANFIKKTQPKKFAEIFWRVRQHRLRGIRHTAQMMDMIRRPDWKLKSRTTVLLDPSNCKAAELKVMMDYLHRKRCKVIMLSDNHIAMQMQHELKQQQQMSMKMGMKL